AcatgcagagctgcagtccCCTACTGCATATACTGgtgcacacagaatcacagcatggtgggggATGGAGGGGACTCCTAGAGATCTAATTCACCTtctctgctaaagcaaggtcacctgcaccagcttgcccaggatcacaatgtccaggtggctttAGAAttcctccacagaaggagactccacagcctccctgggcagactatcCCAGGGCTCCAGAACCTTCACACCAAAGTGTTTCTTTATATTAAAGCAAAACCACCTCTGTTCcggtttgtgcccactgccccttgtcctgtcactgagcaccactgcaaagagcccagccccagcctcttatagaatcatagaatcaaccaggttggaagagacctccaagatcatccagtccaacctatcaccctgccctatccaatcaactagaccatggcactaagtgcctcatccagtcttttcttgaagactgacccctcccaggtcctttagctccttgattgatcagatcccctctggggctgctcttctccaggctcaatagctcaagggctctcagcctttcctcctcacagagctgctccaggcccctcagcatcctggCAGGCTCCACTGCACTCTCTCCAATAGTTCCCCATCTCTTTTGGACGGGagagtccagaactgggtgGAATAGTACAGGTATATTGCCAGGGCATCTGAGCCAAGGCAGTGAAGTGGCTGAGCATCCAGAGCTGTAGCATGTATCTACCACacaggtgagctgtgaggaCAACAGGAGCTTTGCATCATGTGAGTGAGGCCCGCAGACATTCCGCAGGTCTCGGGAGAGGCCtctgtgcccatggctgtgTTTTGTTTGCCACTCCActggcagagcacagggcaCTCAGGTCTGCTCGTCCTCACCTGCGTGAGGCTTTAACTTTCCAGCTGCGAGCACTCACATGTTCTCCAAGATTATCTTAGTGAGGAGGTTTTTCAGGTTTTGGTGGAAGGTTtctgggaagagagagaggatatcttctgccctggtcaggccaCGGTACACGACATGCCTGGTGAGGCCGTGCAAAGCAGACACCAGCTGcgggaaaaggaagagaaagctgcGGTGGGTCGAAGAGCACCGAACGCAGGACTGAGCGGGCTTCCAACAGCGCCAGGGGCTCGGGCACTGCAGCGCTGCCGGACAGCCTGGGAAGGTAAGGAGCCCTCTCTGTCCTGTGCTCAGGCACAGCAATGCACTGAGCTTCTGCCTCCCCGGGAGGCCCCTCCGGGCCGCGCCCCGGGGGAACGATCGCTTTTACCAAGGCGTTTCTCCAGCCGCAGCGACCGCAGCGACCGCGCTCCCCCAGCGCCCCACGGCTCCGAGCCGCGCCCGGGCCGCACCGCCGCTCCTTCCCGCGCAGTCCCGCCTCTACGCCAACAACGGGAGGGCTCCCCCGGCCCtacctgctctgcttctgcggGGCTGAGGGCGAGGCCGGCAGAGGTGCGCAGCGCCAACGGGCCGAGGCCGGCGGGCGGGCTGGAGAAGCACTCTTGGCACAGCTGCCGCACGGCATCCTTCGAGGGCGCCTGGCGGGGAGCAAAGCGAGGGGGACGCGCTCAGCCGCGGCCCGGGGGAGCGACAGCCCCCGCCGCCCCGGCAGGCAGGCGCCGCGTCCCCGCCAAGCGGGCGGCCGCTCACCttcagcagcccctgcagcgCTGGCAGCTGCGCGGGCCCCGGCGCCGCCATCTTGTGCCGGCGGCGGCTGCGCGGGCCGCCGGGAGCTGTAGTGCCGCCGCCGGGAGCTGTAGTGCCGCCGCCGGCAGACCGGGGGCAGCGCAGCGACAGAGCGGCTTGGCGTGACTCCGCTCTCAAAACCGGGGCTGCCTTACAGGGTGAACGGTGCCCTGCCGCAGCCCGCGGTGCCAGTGAGCCCGAGCCCGCTAGTGTAGCGGTAACACCGCACCCGTGCTGAGGCAGCCCTGAGGCTCTCTCCTTACCCTCTCCCatctactgtgtccagttctgggctccaccactgaagagagatgttgaggtgctggaaggtgtccagagaggggcgacgaagctggggaggggcctggagcacagccctgtgaggagaggctgagggagctgggggtgtgcagcctgcagcagaggaggctcagggcagagctcattgctgtctacaactacctgaagggaggctgtagccaggtggggttgggctcttctcccaggcaagcaacaacagaacaaggggacacagcctcaagctgtgccaggggaggtctaggctggatgttgggaggaagttgttgtcagagagagtgattggcattggaatgggctgcccagggaggtggtggaggcactgtccatggaggtgttgaagccaagcctggatggggcacttagtgccatggtctggttgcctggccagggctgggtgctaggttggactggatgatcttggaggtctcttccaacctgcctgattctgtgattgtgtgactgAGAAGCAGAACATCCTGGCAACTGCAAGGTGCAGCAAGATCAAAGGCAGAACATACTCTCAGAGCTGCCAGGACCCGAACtctgcaatggcagcaggcatgcagtggTAAGGATGAGAGAGGTGCTGTCTGGAACTGGAAACAATCAGCACTGTTTTCCAGCTCTCCGGTGGTGCTGTGGGCCACAGAGCTGTGCCGTGCTGCACcgcaccagcagctctgcttctctgtgGGGTGCAGAGCTGCGGTGGGGACGCTGAGCACACGAGGTGTGAATCCAGCcgtgctgtgccagcagggagtGTCACTGCTCTGACTCTCACGCCCAGCATATGAGGTGTGGCAGCTCtggtctggaggagggcaggacGATGGCAGGTACCAGCCACCGCCCTGGGCAATGGGAcagaggcagccagcagctgaagtgTGCTCTGCATTAGCTACTTCCGTCTGGAAGCACGGAGATCTTGGCTTTACATCCTAGGTACTCCCGTGTCCCCGTTACCTTTGGTGACATTTTTCCTTTGGAATTCCCAGCATTTTATGGCTTTGgtgattgtcctggagtcctgtacccctaaattcctctcctgcccggactccggggggaaaggggaaaagccgcctggttccccccccccctcgcctgccctgcagccgtgaagggggcgactgccccatgagttcccgcgctggagccaggctgggactggccgtgcgctttcgcgcctaaggtgtggtaactctgccctttgtctagcgaaggttataactattgggagtcttcccacctttggggttcccgctttggattttgcccgtgcctggacgtatgtgtctgcctgagctcacacactcccctcgcctggactgcagagagaccaaaggattcgctttcctgttaggcacacctttgtgtgcttaacgacccttaacgactcctgcagccgctggaaaggaagaggaacacagaccgcaggagccagcctgagtgagttatttggcttagcttaatttagtaagaaaccgctattaattaatagctgaggccttttccaacctctgacttccaaatatagtcagattattgatggtatccttgtagatttaattctcatgtaactgaacctgtttattaaactaaattaatctttgtatatatagttgtgggggcaggtttttgggaaaataaaaaaatctctatttttgataaattttcgactcggccacgtatcaattctgccctccgcaacagtgaTCTGTGGTTGCTACTGCTCAATAAACTGCAGAACGGAGCTTGCATAAAAAACCTCAGGCCCTTAGGACACGCTGTAGATAATGCTGGAAGACAAGCCCGGAGGCTCCATGTGTGATCTGACTTTCAGCACGCTGAGAAGAGCACCTAAGCACTGGCAtccttgttttgtttcctgctgGCCAGCACACCCGGCACACGGAGTGACTTCATTTCTTGTCCCCATAATGACAGCATTGTACAGTGCCACAGAGCAGTGTCAGCTGGTGCCTCATAGTACCAGAGCCTGAACtgggattcacagaatggtctgggttggaagggaccttaaagctcatccttAAAGCTCCCCCTGCCGCAGATAGGGATACCTTCCATTAGCCCAggctactcaaggcctcatccagcctggccttgaacgcctccagggagggggcatccacaaccttcctgggcagcctgctgcatggTTCCAGCACcatcctggtgcagaacttgttccacATATCTAatctcaacctgctctgctctcatttcaaaccattgtctcccatcctgtccctgcaggcctttgcaaacagtccctctgcagccttcttgtagcctccttcaggctctgtcaggctgctcttagctctgcccggagccttctcttctccaggctgaacatccccagctccctcagcctgtcctcttagcagagctgctccagcccctgatcattttcatggtgtAATGAGTAAACACATCAACTGCTGCTGGAAATGCAGCCACTTAAGAATGCAACATGTCAGCTGAGTCAGCACACAAAATGACAATGCAGCTCCAGGAAGAGGGTCAGAAAAGGGGAATTGTGTAAGGAATCCCATTTCCTAGGAAAAATCAGCACACTGCATTTCCCATTAGACTTGGAAGAGCATTTGCCTCTGCTTTTAGGATAAGATCCACTGTGACTTTTAAGTTCTTATCTTTCAGTTATATTTTATTGGGAATTAGAGTATAAAAAtcgatcacagaatgttaggggatggaaggcacttccagagatcatccagtccagtcctcctgccagagcaggagcacccagggcagctcacacaggaacataggcaggtgggtttagaaagtccccagagagggagacttcataacctctctgggcagcctgctccaggcctccagcaccctcacagtgacaaagttttcccttctgttcccatagcacctcctctgctccagctggcacccagtgcctcttgtcctgtccttggacaCCCCAGAGCAAAGCTTGACTGcatcctccccacactgccctgcacacctttagcagcagcaatcagggcagccctcaggctcctctgctccagccccagctccctcagcctggcctcacaggagatgttccactgcctgcagcagcttggtggctctgggctgggctctctcaagcagttccttgaAGTCATTCTTGagctgagaggcccagaactggacacaatattgtagatgtggcctcagcagggcagagtagaggggcaggagaacctttctTGAATGCTCTACACTGAGTGATCTGAGGCAGGGGCTTATAGCTAAGCAAACAGAGTACTCAGACCATCCTTGATATTTTCCCTGTTTGCATTTCTAACAAGAAAGGCATTTAGGATGTTAGGGAATGTCATGGCTTGCACTCATCCGTAAATATTACAGAGCCTTTGTAGAAAGTGGGCTGTGAATGAGCCACAAAAAAAGATGTTGCATTTTCCATAGTTCATGCTAaaggttttgtttgtggttttgtggAGGCGTTTtgtctgtttgcttgttttggtgGGGGGGGTTCCCCCTTTATTTTCCCCTGGAGAAGGACTAACAGGAAGCAGAACTCTTCCAGTATCACCACTGATTCAGAtttgaaaaataatttaaaaaacctCTTTCCTTCCTGGAACAGGAAATGTTAAATTAGGAATGGTCTACTTCCAAATACTGCTAAAAGAGGTGAGAATATCAGATTTCTTTGACAAGAAAAGAGCACTGCCTTTGTTTTGAAAAGGCAAGTATAGTGGAattaagaatcacagagtgccacactggaagggacctcatggatcatctgctccaagctTTCCAGGTGGCAGTGCAGCTGAATGGAGCTGGCCCACTAACCCTGTTCAAGCTGAGTAaaaactgcttcccttgggagacaGTTCCAGTgtccagctgtgctcatggggaagcattttcttctgcagtcCCATGGGAACCtgcccagcagtaacttgtccccatcatcCCTTGTCTTTGCCATAGGACTTCTTGGATAAAggcagtctccatcctcctggtagccaccaTTTATGTCCTGGCCCATGGCAataaggtctgtcctgagccttctcttccccaggctgaacaagcccagctccctcagcctcttctcacagggcagggctgccagccccctgatcattctcctggcccttctctgaatacCTTTCAGCCTGTGCACATAATTTTTTGTGCAGTGGGAACAAACACTGCACTCAGTCCTCCAGGTGCAGTCTGAGCAGTGTGGGAGAATGACTTCTTTGTCTCTGCTCGTGGTGCCATTTTTAATGCAACCCAGCATGCTCTTGGCtttctctgcccctgcagctcaCCATTCATTCACGCCGAGCTTGTCCACCAAGAACCCCAAatccctttccacagggctactctccagccaggtGGATCCCAGTCTGAGCTGCACTCCTGTGCTGTGTTGTGGAAGACACCAGACACCTCTCCCCTCAGATACTGGGGGGAACAGTCACACCCTGtctgttgtgctggtttgttCCCAATCTTCCATGGCTCTCTATTGCCCAGTGCCCTGTGATTTGATCTGTCTGCCTATTCCAGAGCACATCCTTCTGATGTCCTTTTGCTCCACCCTAAGCCCCatctgtttgtttctttatttcagACATGAATATATCACTTTCTGAAGTGACATTAGAAACACTAAAGCACACAATGATGCTAACCACCTGGATTTTCACCACTTCTCTTACAGGCTCCAAAACAGTGGAAATCAAAACACTTTGAGGGTTTcaccccctcccagaaaactcTTTGGTCTGTTCATCACAAAAAATTGAGAACCACTTTTCTTACAGCCCAGGTGTGGCCTTGAATATTGATTCTCTGTTAGAAACTTCCCTTCATAACCCTCTTTTCTCTTAAAGTCACAGCTTGAGAAAAGGATGCTTTAGTTTTTCACAGTTTGAAGAGAAGCTTCACTTTCACAAGGCTCACTGATCTGAACAGGGAAACCTCAAAAATGATGCAGTTCAAACCTCAGGCATCTTGAAGTGAGAACTTCAGAGTCTAAACATGTCCTTCAGTTGGAGTCATGAGAACTGCTGTGCTGGGACAACCATGCCCATTCCTCAGGAGGAGGTGGCTAGAGAAgagctttgatttttttgtctGATGCATGGCTGTTGACTTGAGTCACCTTGAACTGAAACACAGAATgctaagggttggaagtgacctcgaaagatcatccagtccaactctcctgccagagcagggatcacctaggacaggtcacacaggaacacatccaggaagagtttgaaagtctccaaagaaggaggtgccacaacccctctgggtagCTTATTccaggagcccaaaactggacacagaattccaagtgtggtctccccaggacagagtagagagaaagaagaacccccctggccctgctggccacacttttcttgatgtgccccagatgccattggctctcttggccaccaagGCATATTGGTGTCCCATGGAATGCTTGGAGTTcagcaggactccaaggtctttctctgtggtgctgctttccagcagggcaacccctaatctgtactggtgcatggtGTTCCTGCCCAGATGCAAGAGTCCATACTTGTCATTATTGAAGTTCATGAGgtccaactctccagcctgtccaggtcaccCTGGATGTGGACACAGCCTGATGGGGTGTCAGCCACCTCCAACAGTTTAgtatcatcagtgaacttgctgatgGTACCCTCAATCCCCTCACCCacatcattgatgaagatactgaCCCAAACTGGAACCAGTTCTGATCTGAATGAACCTGCCTCAGAATGCTGAGACCAGCTTTCAGCTAGAGGAGGCAGCTTTCTGCCAGCAGACTTTCTTGGCTAggcccagcagcctcctcctgcaagCATGATCTACAGGATTGCTGGAAGcgagtcagcacccccagcccagggcacaggaTACAGGAGGATTTTATTGCAAGCTAGGTTTCCTGGAGGGAAGTccagcagaaggggaggctcacaTTCTCCCCAGTCCATTGTTCAGCCAAGCCTGGACTTTggtcttttctgtttctttattcAGGCAGTCCAGACTGGATGTGtacagtgggcactggcagcgtGCTGCAGTGGCAGTGACTCCTTGCAGCTACAAGAACCCACATCTTCCTGGGGCAGCTGCTCATCTGGGGTCTTTCTGCCCTCTTTTCCCTGGTGCCAGATGCACACAAgaaggtagctgcaggcagcctgtatcctgtgcacacagctggcattcccctgagcagtgctgtatGCTGGAGCTTCCAGCTCATGATAAAAATACCTTGATGTCAGCAAAATGTCTTTCTTTGTCAGGGGTGGTAGAGGTGACAGACTGCTTATACTGCTTATACTCAACATGTTTATAAGACAGAAAGACGTTTTCTTCAGTTTATTTGACCATCACTGTGTGAGGAGAACATGGAATCAGATAATGGCTAGTTAGGATTGACCTCACCAACTCTGCAGCTCAAGCTGTGGCTACTTATCTGGCAGCAGCTtcaaggagaggttgagagttgttcagcctggaggagagaaggcttcaggcagacctaatagcagcctgccagagactgaggggggctacaagaaggctgcagagggactgtttgtgaaggcctgcagggacaggacaagggacaatcgtttaagatgagagcagagcagactgaaatTGGGTGTGAgtaacaagttctgcaccagtagggtgctggaacactgcaacaggctgcccagggaggtgattgaggccccatgtgtggaggtgttcaaggtgaggctggacaaggctgtgagcagcctgctctagtggaggatgtccctgagtgtagggggggttggactggatgccctctggaagtcccttccaacccattctgtgaaatgaCAATGACCTCTTAACcttttccagctgcagccctctgccctTGGAAaattagtgacagaatgaggaaaGCTGTTCAGAAATGATGACAACTCTCCTATTTGTCCCCTTCATAGAGGACTCTGGGGGACTTCTGCCACAACTCATTTCTGGGAAGCTGATGATGCTGAGGACCTCCTGGCTcaggcagctgaagcagaggtgCTATGTTGTGGATGCATCCCATCATGGAATGCATTATGAAGCAAACCAAGAAAAGGTCACATCTGTTAGTCACAGCTCTTGTGGTTTGGCTCTTACTGAACACAAGGCTGTgtgagagcaggagctgagtgtgCTAGGGGCTGCCCTGTTACCAAGCGTGCTGCAGAGAGGATGTGTGGGGTTGAGGCCATGTCAAAAGAAAAGTTAaagccctggctgtgtttcacacAGCAGTCATTGCCTAAGTGTCTGTAGCCAGCATCGTTGGTGGTGTCAGTCTGCCTGCTTTCCAGTTCTCTGAGACCACAGGCATGGAAGAGTGGATTCCTCTCACACAAAGCTCACAGAACTCCATTTGCTTTGGTGCTGAGAGCAGATGTCTGTAAATTACCACTTGTCTGTGCAAGGCAAGGAGCTTTCTTTGCAAACCATAGGCTTCTCTTTTTGCTCTAACCACAGCTaaaagggaaaaggagctgTCAAAGGTCACTTTTCTTATCTGTTAATCTAACCAAAACTCTTTCCTCTTCAGATGCCTTTAGCTGCAATCCTGTTCCACTCAGTTAAGCTTAAGGGCAGGATTTCCCTGATCTAGCTTTGAAAGCAGGTGTGCTTTGCATGATCTCAGCTACAGCTAAGTAAAATGAATCCCACCTGAATCCTTTGTCTCTTTCTGCTGGGCCAGCACTTCTAATTGCCAGCCTCCTCGGCCCTGCTGTGTGTTTAAGTCTTTCCAGCACCTATGCTGCTGCATAAAGGGGCCCTCACTCCTGGCACCCTCCTGAGACCACTCCTGGACTATGGCATCCAGTCTTGGgattcccagttcaagagaaacagggatctgctggctggcgagtccaatggagagctatgaggatgagtgggggaccagagcatctctgctgtgagtaaCGACTGAgcgacctgaggctgtttagtctggtgaggagaaggctgaggtgggatctgatcagtgtctataaatatctgagggctgggggtcaagaagaatcacaggatgttagggattggaagggatctctggagatcttccagtccaaccaactgccagagaaggaccatagaatctagtacaggtcacacaggaacacatccagacagggctggaaagtctgcagagaagcagactccatacgcatctgggcagcctgtgccaatgctctgggacccttgcagtgaagaagttcttcctcatgtcgaggtggaacttcctgtgctgcagtttccatcccttgcggggcacaagtgagcagagcctgtccctgtcccttctttcCTGGCCCCCAGTCCTCAGCTTGTGGTAGACATtaattagatcccctctcagccttctcctctgcagactcaacagccccagggctctcagcctctcctcatcaggcagtgctccaggcccttcagcatccttgtagccctctgttggaatTTCCagtatatccctgtccctcttgaatggggagcccaaaactagatgcaatattccaggtgaggtctcaccagggcagagtagaggtggaggagaacctccctcgatctgctggccacactcttcctaatgtcccccaggaccccatttgcctttttggccacaagggcacattgctgccccatggagagcttggtgcccaccagcactcccaggtatttctccacagggctgctctccaacagatcacctcccaacctgtactggtgcagtttgttgttCCTTCCcgggtgcaggactctgcattgATCctgatgaggttcagcaaggtttgtctctgcccagctctcagtttgCCCAAGTCTCATTGAATGGCCTCAGGTGTCTCAGCCAAGGctctcagtttggtgtcatcagcaaacttgcagactctgtctgtctctgcCCTCAATGTAAtcgataaagatgttgaacaggactgaacccagcactgatccctgggggaccccgctagtcacagctctccagctggacctggcatcATTGACTTCCACTCTTTGCACTCTATTGTTTAACCAGTTCCTAAGTCATCTCATTCTCTGTTCTTCTATCCCACACCTCCTGAACTTGCCTGTGGGATgttgtgggggacagtgtcaaaagccttgctaaggtcaaggcagaATAAATACATTCACTGGTCTGCctgcatctacccattcagttaggACATcctagaatgctatcaggttagccAAGCCTGATTTCCTCtgggtaaatccatgctgactgttCCTAATAACCTTCTTCTCCATGTGCCCAGACatgacctccagaatgagctgctccattgTTTTTCcaaggatggaggtgaggctgactggtctgtagttgcctggaacctctctcttgcccttttagaagactggagtgccattggctctcctccagtcctcaggcacctctcctgtttgCCATGATTCTGCAAAAACAATGGAGAGTGACAGAGTGACAacatcaggcagttctctcaaCACTCTTCAGGGCCCAGGGATTTGTGAATATCCAATTTCTGTAACCCAGTCTCCACTGACTAGTGGAGAgtcttccctcctccaggctttctctccttcatccagggtctgaagTTCACAGGGGCTGGTCTGAGGAGTAAAGACTGAAGGAAAGAAGgtattcagcaactctgccttctctccatCCTCAGTTCTCAGGCTGCCTTCTCACTCTGCACTGGGCCCACACTTTCCCTATTACTCCTTTAACTACTGTTGTATTTGAAGAACCCTTCTTGCTCACTtctacttcctttgccagtttTAGTTctaagagggctttggccttccctGTTGCCTTCCCACATGCCCTGACAACTTATCTACAGCTTTCCCAAGTGACAAGCCTATTCCTCCACGATctgtaattttctttcttccatgATATCTCCTTTGGAAGCTCCTTGCTCATCCATGCAGGTCTCCCAGCACATCTACCTGAGTTTTTACTCAAGGGAGCACACCTATCTTGGGCTTGAAGGAAGTGGCTTTTAAAAACTgaccaactttcttgggctcaTTTACCCTCCAGAGTCTTAGCCCATGGGAT
This genomic interval from Pogoniulus pusillus isolate bPogPus1 chromosome 1, bPogPus1.pri, whole genome shotgun sequence contains the following:
- the COMMD9 gene encoding COMM domain-containing protein 9; the protein is MAAPGPAQLPALQGLLKAPSKDAVRQLCQECFSSPPAGLGPLALRTSAGLALSPAEAEQLVSALHGLTRHVVYRGLTRAEDILSLFPETFHQNLKNLLTKIILENISAWRNEAQASQISLPRLVDMDWRVDIKTSSDSISRMAVPTCLLQLKVQEDVALCGNSPVVSALTVELSKETLDTMLEGLGRIRDQLSAVANK